From one Rhodamnia argentea isolate NSW1041297 chromosome 1, ASM2092103v1, whole genome shotgun sequence genomic stretch:
- the LOC115732097 gene encoding sugar transport protein 8-like isoform X1: MPAVITSLGGHVPEHDGKITFYVILCVIISAFGGLLFGYDIGISGGVTAMDDFLIKFFPAVYEKKKLVHEDNYCKYDNEYLQLFTSSLYIAALVASFVASKVCSKFGRRTTLQIGSFFFVIGVALQASGVNLAMVVLGRIILGFGVGFGNQAVPLFLSELAPARLRGALNICFQLFITIGILIAGIINYFTSNIHPHGWRISLGLAGIPAMILLVGSFAICETPTSLIERNQIDQGKDTLRRIRGTDNISAEFDSIVAASEAARQVKNPFRKLMRPSSRPPLVIAIVLQVFQQFTGINAIMFYAPVLFQTVGFGSNAALLSTVITGLVNVFSTLVSIYTVDKAGRRVLLLEACVQMFITQTVIGMLLLLHLKPTGSLGSTEAMVVVVLVCVYVMGFAWSWGPLGWLIPSETFPLETRTAGFACAVSSNMLCTFIIAQAFLSMLCHMKAGIFFFFAAWILVMGLFTLFLLPETKGVPVDSMAERVWKQHWFWKRYMIDDDENDGDKVVKG; encoded by the exons ATGCCGGCTGTCATCACGAGCCTCGGCGGCCATGTGCCCGAGCATGACGGGAAGATAACTTTCTACGTCATTTTGTGTGTGATCATCTCGGCCTTTGGAGGGTTGTTGTTCGGATACGACATCGGAATTTCAG GTGGAGTGACTGCCATGGATGACTTCTTGATAAAATTCTTCCCAGCCGTGTACGAGAAAAAGAAGCTTGTCCACGAGGACAACTACTGTAAATATGACAACGAGTACCTCCAGTTGTTCACATCTTCGCTATACATAGCTGCCCTCGTAGCAAGCTTTGTAGCCTCAAAGGTTTGCTCCAAATTCGGACGAAGGACGACATTGCAGATCGGGTCATTCTTCTTCGTCATTGGGGTCGCACTCCAAGCTAGTGGCGTCAACCTTGCAATGGTCGTCCTCGGCAGAATCATCCTCGGTTTTGGTGTTGGGTTCGGTAATCAAGCAGTGCCTCTATTTCTATCTGAATTAGCTCCTGCCAGGCTCAGAGGAGCTCTCAATATATGCTTCCAACTCTTCATTACGATCGGAATCCTCATCGCCGGCATTATCAACTACTTCACATCCAATATTCACCCTCACGGGTGGCGGATCTCTCTTGGTTTGGCCGGCATCCCTGCCATGATCCTCCTCGTGGGCTCATTTGCTATCTGCGAGACCCCTACCAGCCTCATCGAGCGCAACCAGATCGACCAAGGGAAGGACACCCTCAGGAGAATCCGCGGCACCGACAACATTTCTGCCGAGTTCGATTCCATTGTTGCCGCCAGCGAGGCCGCAAGGCAAGTAAAGAACCCGTTCCGCAAGCTCATGAGGCCGTCGAGCAGGCCCCCCCTTGTCATAGCCATAGTGCTGCAGGTGTTCCAACAATTCACCGGGATCAACGCCATCATGTTCTACGCACCAGTCTTGTTCCAAACGGTTGGGTTCGGGAGCAACGCCGCGCTGCTGTCGACGGTCATCACTGGGCTCGTGAACGTTTTCAGCACTTTAGTGTCGATCTACACGGTGGACAAGGCTGGCCGGAGGGTGTTGCTCCTTGAGGCTTGTGTCCAGATGTTCATCACTCAG aCTGTGATAGGAATGCTCTTGCTACTACACCTAAAACCGACAGGGTCTCTAGGCTCTACTGAGGCGATGGTCGTGGTGGTGCTGGTGTGCGTGTACGTGATGGGATTCGCGTGGTCATGGGGTCCACTTGGGTGGCTGATTCCGAGCGAGACCTTCCCTCTGGAGACGAGAACCGCTGGTTTCGCTTGCGCTGTGAGCTCCAACATGCTTTGCACCTTCATTATTGCGCAGGCCTTCTTGTCGATGCTGTGCCACATGAAGGccggcatcttcttcttcttcgcggcATGGATCCTGGTCATGGGGCTCTTTACATTGTTCCTCTTGCCCGAGACGAAGGGCGTGCCTGTGGACTCAATGGCCGAGAGAGTGTGGAAGCAGCATTGGTTCTGGAAGCGGTACATGATCGATGATGACGAGAACGACGGTGATAAAGTTGTCAAAGGATAA
- the LOC115732097 gene encoding sugar transport protein 8-like isoform X2, translated as MDDFLIKFFPAVYEKKKLVHEDNYCKYDNEYLQLFTSSLYIAALVASFVASKVCSKFGRRTTLQIGSFFFVIGVALQASGVNLAMVVLGRIILGFGVGFGNQAVPLFLSELAPARLRGALNICFQLFITIGILIAGIINYFTSNIHPHGWRISLGLAGIPAMILLVGSFAICETPTSLIERNQIDQGKDTLRRIRGTDNISAEFDSIVAASEAARQVKNPFRKLMRPSSRPPLVIAIVLQVFQQFTGINAIMFYAPVLFQTVGFGSNAALLSTVITGLVNVFSTLVSIYTVDKAGRRVLLLEACVQMFITQTVIGMLLLLHLKPTGSLGSTEAMVVVVLVCVYVMGFAWSWGPLGWLIPSETFPLETRTAGFACAVSSNMLCTFIIAQAFLSMLCHMKAGIFFFFAAWILVMGLFTLFLLPETKGVPVDSMAERVWKQHWFWKRYMIDDDENDGDKVVKG; from the exons ATGGATGACTTCTTGATAAAATTCTTCCCAGCCGTGTACGAGAAAAAGAAGCTTGTCCACGAGGACAACTACTGTAAATATGACAACGAGTACCTCCAGTTGTTCACATCTTCGCTATACATAGCTGCCCTCGTAGCAAGCTTTGTAGCCTCAAAGGTTTGCTCCAAATTCGGACGAAGGACGACATTGCAGATCGGGTCATTCTTCTTCGTCATTGGGGTCGCACTCCAAGCTAGTGGCGTCAACCTTGCAATGGTCGTCCTCGGCAGAATCATCCTCGGTTTTGGTGTTGGGTTCGGTAATCAAGCAGTGCCTCTATTTCTATCTGAATTAGCTCCTGCCAGGCTCAGAGGAGCTCTCAATATATGCTTCCAACTCTTCATTACGATCGGAATCCTCATCGCCGGCATTATCAACTACTTCACATCCAATATTCACCCTCACGGGTGGCGGATCTCTCTTGGTTTGGCCGGCATCCCTGCCATGATCCTCCTCGTGGGCTCATTTGCTATCTGCGAGACCCCTACCAGCCTCATCGAGCGCAACCAGATCGACCAAGGGAAGGACACCCTCAGGAGAATCCGCGGCACCGACAACATTTCTGCCGAGTTCGATTCCATTGTTGCCGCCAGCGAGGCCGCAAGGCAAGTAAAGAACCCGTTCCGCAAGCTCATGAGGCCGTCGAGCAGGCCCCCCCTTGTCATAGCCATAGTGCTGCAGGTGTTCCAACAATTCACCGGGATCAACGCCATCATGTTCTACGCACCAGTCTTGTTCCAAACGGTTGGGTTCGGGAGCAACGCCGCGCTGCTGTCGACGGTCATCACTGGGCTCGTGAACGTTTTCAGCACTTTAGTGTCGATCTACACGGTGGACAAGGCTGGCCGGAGGGTGTTGCTCCTTGAGGCTTGTGTCCAGATGTTCATCACTCAG aCTGTGATAGGAATGCTCTTGCTACTACACCTAAAACCGACAGGGTCTCTAGGCTCTACTGAGGCGATGGTCGTGGTGGTGCTGGTGTGCGTGTACGTGATGGGATTCGCGTGGTCATGGGGTCCACTTGGGTGGCTGATTCCGAGCGAGACCTTCCCTCTGGAGACGAGAACCGCTGGTTTCGCTTGCGCTGTGAGCTCCAACATGCTTTGCACCTTCATTATTGCGCAGGCCTTCTTGTCGATGCTGTGCCACATGAAGGccggcatcttcttcttcttcgcggcATGGATCCTGGTCATGGGGCTCTTTACATTGTTCCTCTTGCCCGAGACGAAGGGCGTGCCTGTGGACTCAATGGCCGAGAGAGTGTGGAAGCAGCATTGGTTCTGGAAGCGGTACATGATCGATGATGACGAGAACGACGGTGATAAAGTTGTCAAAGGATAA